A stretch of DNA from Diospyros lotus cultivar Yz01 chromosome 14, ASM1463336v1, whole genome shotgun sequence:
CGAGCAGCAGTAACTTCAATGTCAAAACCCATTCTGAAAAACATAAATCTTCTTCTAGGCTCCAATTCCTAGAATGATCAGGAAATAACTAAAAATGGTCCAGAAAAGATGGGCACAAAACTAAAAAAGGAACTCAGTTTACGTATAGTTACAGGAGATGCAAGCCAGAGGCtgaatacaaatttacaaaacatatttattagGAATAATTAACTTTTTAGGACTTAATCCACCCAAGAGCTGCAAGCCCAGAGAATTACTGAGGATTTGGTGGGCGGCTGTTGGCAGCAGAGACCCTGGAGCCCCATTCAAGCAGCTCTTTGCTTGTGTCATCCTTGTGAACGATCACTTCTATGAAGCAGAGGCAATCTTTCTTGGCCCCTGTTGCTGTGTCAATTGCTTCAATTAGGTCTTCCTCACAGTGCACCTGCAAAAGTTCGAAGAAACCACTTCCTTAGTCTTAACTAACTTCCCGGGAATTAAGTACAATATGAGttacaagatatatatataaaaatattataaacgaTTAAAGACCTTTGTTGTCCAGCATTTGCCTTGGCCGTTGTGGATGGCATCTACCAATCCGGTGTAGTTCCAGTTCTTGATCACATTGTAGGGCCCATCATGGATTTCGACTTCTATAGTGTATCCTCCATTGTTAATGAGGAAGATGATGGTGTTTTGTCCACATCTCAGCATTGTTGAAATATCTTGTGCAGTCACCTGATGATGATGAGATAAACATCCACGAACAAAAAGTAAACCAAATTATTGAAATCCATCAAACAGTTCATCCCCTTGACAAAACagagaactatatatatacacacacacacacatacctGGAAGCTACCATCACCAATGCAAGCAATCACTCGCTTATTCTTTCCAGCCTGAGCATATCCCAGAGTTGCACCAACTGACCAGCCAATGGATCCATACTGCATCTGGAACTCATATCTGCAAAACCCAAGTTCCCAATATACctgttaaaatcgtaaaatgGGCTAGAACTAGATAAATCAGAACCCAATTCTCTCTATTGCTACTTACCCACATCCCTCTGGTAATTTAAGCTTCTGGCAATTGAACCAAGAATCCCCTGTCTCGGCAATCACGGCGGTGTCGCTCGACAGCATCTTCTGAATGTGGTGGAACAGAACATTGACTCTCAAGGGCTCCTTAGGCTCACACTTGAGAGGATGTCCCTCAGAAACATAGATCCGATGATAGTTCTCGAAGGCAGTCTTGTTGTGCTTAAGCCGCTTGGCTAATGCTTTCAAGAAATCCTTCATCAGAATACATCCAAATGCAGGGCCATTTCCAATCAACACGCGATCGGGCTGGACTAGGatcatcttctccttcttcagGAGCAGGGAGTAGCCAACGGAGCTGTAGTCGTTGAAAATGGGTCCGGCAAACAGGTAGGCATCGGCAGACTCCACAATTTCTGCGCAGAAGCCCGTGCTCACCGCGCCCCAGTAAGTACCTGTTTAAAGAAAGACGAGAACTCAAAACAATGAATTTTGTATTGCGTTGAGTGAATGTTGAGCCGAGATAAGCCCAATTCAAACTTGATCTAATTCTTATCTCAACAATACCGATGAAATGGGGATGGTGCTCCGGCACCAGTCCTTTTGCCGACGGCATCACGGCCAGCGCGAAACCACTGGCGTCGGCTAACTCTACGAACGCCTCAGAAGCCTTCGCCACTCGCAGCTTTGGCCCGCCCACCATTACTGGCTTCACGGCCTTGTTCAAGAACGCTGCAGCTGCTTCCACTGCAGCCTCCAAACCCATCTCATTAGTCAACCTGTGAAcccacaaaaaataattaaataatcacGAATTGTATAATAAGATGTCATTCAGTAGCACATACACCCAGAAGAGGAGATTCAAAGCATTACTTCCGAGACAGAGCAAATGGAACTGGGTCGCGGCTGAAAGTAGGGTGTGGAATCGCCGGCAGGTTACAGCCGACGCTGATATAAACAGGCTTGCTTTCTTTCAATGCCGTTGATATCGCTGTGTCGATCAGTTCATGCGCATCCTCCAAGTGATTTACAACAGCCTAAAATCATCGAAAACTCCCAATTTTCAGACACCCATTCCttccttaaattttataatgcaaACAAAACTAGATTAATGTATCTTAGATAGCTCCTGAAATTCAGATCTGATTAAGAGACCCAATTCAGTGTGTATCAGAATTATCCTAACAATGCGGATATGGCTATGGCCGCATATATTGGTGAACTGACCTGGTAGCAAGTAACAGTTTGAAAGCAGCGAAGCTCCTGGCTGAAATCGGGAAGTCCGATGGTGTGGTGGAGGATTCTGCTCGTCCCGTAATCGTTGGAGTTGGGGCCGCCAACGATGCAGATCACCGGAAGGTTCTCGCTGTAGGCCCCGGCGATGGCGTTGAGCACGCTCAGGCCGCCGACGGTGAACGTCACGACACAGGCGCCGACGCCGCGGCACCTCGCGAACCCATCGGCCGCGTACCCGGCGTTGAGCTCGTTGCAGCAGCCGATGAGGTTGAGCCCCGGCTCGGCGATCAGGTGGTCCAGCAACGTCAGGTTGAAGTCCCCAGGGACGGAGAAGACGTCCGTTGCCCCAATCTGGACCAGCCGCCGCGCTAGATGGCGCCCCAGCGTGGCCTCGGACGGGACGAGCGCCGTGGAGGGGCAAGAGTTCTGGATGGTGGAAACGGAGCCGTTACCAGGCAGGCAGCCGATGGCGTCGCTGCTGGGACCTGGACTCCCTTCCACTGCTCCGATCGTAGTATCCATCTTACTTGACCAGAAAATCTACAGAAATGGATTACAGAGAAAGCTGGGATGATGAAGAATTGTTGGTCTATGATGAAATTTGTGTGACGGAGAGAGTATTTATAAGGGTGAAGACGAAGAAATCAGGGGCGGCGTCTTGGAAGGCAAAGTCTGTTGGTGAATGAAGCTCAGTCGTGCCCGCCGGTTTGAGGGGGCAGCTTTGCAATTTAACCATTATTATTTTGCTTCACGACGTTGAcccaataatttaaaattaccaCATTATATTCAAAACACCcgattttgtattttaaattaattaaaaatatttaaataatttgactaatttattatattactttaacaatcaaaaaatataacatttaattctGCTATGTGTAAAACATTAAAGGTATGtttaataatatgaaaatttcatgaaaaatatcacatttaaaaaattaaatttcttctttcttgtttaatacattatattttttgtggaattgaattttataatataaccctttaaagtatattttgagctattttttataaaaaattatttttgaaaagagAGTTATGTTTTTTATAcaagttaaaattttttttttttttaaactaaatactatcaaacATACCTTTAAAGAGTGAAATATTATGTGGACGCAAAATAATCCCCCTCTTGAGGGAGGCTTTATCATtccaaactctttttttttaagtacACCTAGTTAGATGTTTTAACttcccttctccttctttttaTGGATTGATTCCCATTTAAATCAAAACTATATTTAGTTATGTTTGTAatgatttctaaattttgaaggGAGATAATTGTAGGGGTATTCAAATTTAGTTCGAACTCTAAAATTGATTTCGCATCGACTTGTCCAAGGGATTATAGTTTAGGTCTCTTgatcttaatattaatcataaatgacTTCCAGTTCAATTTGATTCGATATCAGTGAAGACTGAAAATTGATTATAGTttctaaatgttaaaaataattagagtaaaaaaatatatataatataaattattatatgtttaggTTGaagttaaatattatattttgttattgttttttttttgtcaagtttaatgttaaattaaatgttgaatttaattattgtttaatttgtttggtGGAATTAAAAGCTAAATTTTAGAATGTTTCATTatattaattacttttaattGTTATGATATATATTCAATTATCGGATTCACTATCACTAGGAGATAAGGAAGTCATTCAAGGTGAACTCAATTCGCTAGTCAAGAGAGTTGAGAGGCCTTAAATAAAGCTCAATTTGTCGTTGAGGAATTAGAAAAATGAGGAATACTATGATAGTTCGGAGATTCTCCATCTAAAAAATAGATcagcaagaaaagaaatagtCAAGAGAGACGCAATGATCTCTCTTGCAGGAGTCATTCGATGCTTTAGTCAAATGAGGTAAGGGTCACAATGTAATACGAAATGTAGCagttaacataaaaataatgtgcaaggaaaaagagagaatgagaggcaAAAGTAATAGTGGTCAGGGTAGATGTATGTTCTCACTCAGCAGGGACATATGACATGTTAGTACGAGAGTGCAATGCCCTTTCGAATGAAAGAGTGATGCTTCTCCCATTGCACACAATGTTGTCCAAAAGTTAAGCTAGGATAAGGGCTTTCAGGAGAAACCCTCTATTGTAAGAAAAATCCCCCCACCCGGCGGAGGAAGGAGAGCTTGGAACAAGCTGGTCACGTTATTGTGGAACAATGCGAGATAGTGCTAACGGAAGATGTGTCTCCCTAAATCCTTCTTGAAAGCTTGGCTCAACCAAGCAAAGACCTAGACATATAGGTCCAGGAAACTGTCTCAAATGGATGAGCATTTCTCAAGGGGATTTACTATGGGCCCTTGGGAAACCCCTTCTAGAAGGATGGCTCCTTCTAGTATTGCTGACCTGTTAGCTTCTTCAGAAGGACTCTCTCTCGGAGGATatactataataatatatatatatttcaaattcttatattgaaaatagggaaagaaaaaaaagtatggAATGGTTTGGATAAATCCTAGCCGATACTGTTTCCAAGTTGAAAATCTCCGCAAATTCCAACCTTAGTTCAATTTGCTCTGAACCAACAATCCCCAACACCTAATGATGCTTTTGAGGGGATCAAATTTATAAGTTTTGGCTTTAATGCcacttgtaaaataaaatgtttatcaTCAAGTTAATagcttaaattattaataaaagcataatcttattttcttttagtgTAGCTATTTATTAGATCATAATTTAATGTAAAAGTCAAACTCGACTCAACTTGATATTCACCCAATATTATTGTTCTTAAgttaataactaaaatataaattatttttaaacatgatacatttattataaattattttcatctcCAAACACACtcttatttattgaatataaatgcatcatattttattatatttcatggactaataaaaatatattttaataacatcttattttttattcccCCTTCCCATCTAAGTGCATAGACAGACAAATACGCAGTTGCAAATGCTTGTGGGGCCCACAGTAGCCAAGTGGTCAAACCTTAAGACCACTGATTGATTCGATTGTCCGTAGGAGAGCTGTAACCCGGTGGTATTTTGGAAACTGGAAATCACAAAACCATTCATTTTGTCCCACTGAGGACGCCGAAATCCAAACCGGATTCCAATACATAGTATACTACCAACCAAGCGGTGGCTGCCACTTGCCAGTTTGTCAAACCAAACCCGCTGGTTTTCGCCAAACCACTTCAGTAATGCgagaatatttaattttaatatttaaataattacttataattatttattataatagtgaataattatttaaatattaatacttaatattatgtaaagtattaaaatttaatgtttaaataattaaattatttttaattaaaataaattatattagtGGTTTTTAAACTTTGTAAATTATAACTTTTGTCATCATAaccattaaattttgttttttttttatcaaattttatgaaCTAAAAGTAACCgtatatacattaatataaattctaaaatcaCTCCATGTTAGAACTAATTCAAGTTTCGTAATGccctaattttaaaatttatattaatatatattattttaatttttattaataaaatatgacgaacaataaaaaataaaatttatcgaattggattgaaaaatataaatattttaaataaatgtgagattatttaaaattaataacccTCATTCTATAAATTTATCTGTCAACTTGTCTAACTGGGAAACACTAATCCTCAATTTGCGTTacaattaaaaacaaatcaGTGGACGCAAcaaaagatcagcaaaaatgtAGTACTCTTAATTAAGTATGTGCTGGTTGTTTTGGCTTCAGTAATTAAATATATCTGCcggtagctagctagctagctagagaTCAGATGGGATGGGTACATATTTATCTGAGGCAGGCAGGCTGGCTGGCTGGCAGCTCCAAAACCAAGCAGTTCTTTGCTGGAGGAATAGTGTTGCCTCCGGCAATCACGGGGACAccaaaaaaagaagatgaaatctGCTTGGGACCCTGCGGAGAGAAGCTCTCTTTCCTCTCTGTAGGGTCCTCCATCCATCGCTCTACACGTTAATTCTAAATATACGTACATCATTCTATTCTATTTTAAGCCAATATCTTGGGATTATCTTGTCTTGATGACTGGCTTGCTAAATCGAGAATGCATAATTGTATAACCGTTCATGATAATTGTACCTACTGTTTAGCATCAATTTCAATCTTAATGTTCATTATTATTCTGTGGAGGATCCAGCGATGATTACAGCAACTGTCGCTGACTGAAGGATGCAATGCAAGCGTAAAGCAGCATTGTGACTgcacaaagaagaaattaagaaaatgattCGAGATATAAGTTAAGTAATTGAGTTACGATAAATTGATATTCATATTAGTAAATCATGAATTTGATTTCTTATCTTTGCAGTGAAACAAAGTCTCTATTTACGATTTATCATCTCTATTGAAATTGAAAACACGAACGATAAGAGCCGGATAAGAACAATCATCTCAAGAAAAAAAACAGACAAACAAACAGCCTATAATATGAATAAGGATGAGGGAAAATGGGAAACGATAGATAGATAGCCATGCgtacatgcatgcattcacagcAGCGTAAAGTTAAAGGCAGAGGACAGATATAACTACACTAAAATCAACAGCATTTTCCCTAAATGTGAACAGGTTTATTGTTCCATTCTCACATTCTGCTGACATGTCCACTTTCAGGTTTTCAAttgccaaatttaaaaaaaaaaaaaacatttatctataaaaagggaaaaaaaatgggATATAATAGATTAGTTAACCATGTGtacatgggggggggggggggggggttcaacATCCAGGGAAACCCAATTAGGATCAACAACTAATGACCAAAATTGGATAACAAAAAGGAGCCACCAATCATAATCTAGGAACTCCAATTCTTAAGACTCGGCTCCATTTAATGTTGCGTCCATAGGCTCCGCTTCAGCTGACTCCTCGGTTTTGTCGCCCTTCTTGCCTGCATAAATACAAAAGATCGGATCATACCAGAGACATAACAATTCATTTGCAAAAAGCTTAAATTGTTATCCTTGCCagaaaggcaaaaaaaaaaaaaaaaaaagataattagtTGGAGAGCAAATTATGCTTTGCCAATAATCTCATTCCATCTCATGGTcccccaacaaaatggcatCACCTGGATGGCCGAACTTATAATCTgctaaaaccaaaaataaaccCATCCCTCACtgagcaaaaagaaaagaaaatactcATTCCACCCCACTCAGACTCCCGCCAACatacctttcttcttcttcccaccACCTTTCTTCTTTGTCTTGGTGCCCAAAGCTAACCATGCTTTGATTTCAGGGTCATCTACAGTTTTAGTAGGTTGGAGCTCCTGCAGAGGATGAGATGTTATGCGATCTGACCCATTTGGCATTAGCAGAACAGTGAATTTGATATGAGCAACATAATCCCCTGCAAAGCAAACATTTTttaaacacaattaaaacacCAATCAACAACACAGAAACATCAAAGTTCAATGCGGTGCACTATTCCTGTAAAGATGTTGCAGCTTCCACTCCTGCTACACATTTCTTACCAGGCTTCTCATGCAGAACAGGATACGGTTGCAAGAGATCGTGATTGACACATTCTACCAATCCTAACCGAGCACGCTTCTCTTCCAAGGCCCTGTCATTTATACAGTTCATGCAATTAAAAGGAGACACAGCAATGGACAAACATGCATTTCCAAGAAAAAGATCATCTGAAACACACCTTGCTGTAAATGGCATGATAGGAAATTTTTGGTTGATTTCACTGAATATGAACCTAGATGCTTTCATTTTCAAATGATAATTCTTATCAACGGCTCTTTTGTAAATAGTAGTCTGTTTCTCATCTAAGAGCTTGGGCTGCAAATTTGAACCAATGTATTAACCACCAGAAACAAGAGGCGGCAAAATTTAgccaaaaagtaaaaaaataaataaataaaagaaggcAAAAACAATGCATGCACCTATATATCACACCATATTACCTTGCCTTCACCTGTGCTTGTGACAATATCAATTGCATAAACTTCATTTTCCTCAAATTCAGCATCATCAACTCTCGTATCAGGACTTGATACACTAAGtacaaccttgtttccatcaaTCACAAACTGTTTCAGCTGGTGGCTAAGGACACCTTCAACAATTTTACAGTCATAGGCAGCAGCAACCTTCTGAATTGCTTCTGTTACATCTTTGTTCTGCCACAAACAAAGAAATTATAATCATCAGCTTAAAAGGATATCATATCATTGAAGCATACCACTATCAGCTTAATCAGAAATAACCTGGATAAAAAAGAACTTTACCCACAAGAAATCAATTacgtaaataaattttatcctgATGGGAACTTTTAAGTCAAATGACATCAACTTTTAGCCAAAAACATTGAAGGGCATAGAACAAACTTATAGGATGAGAAACAACAAAGCAATAAGATCCAGAAGAATAGATAATGCTGAAATGGGTAGAATTAGGATTAAATTCTTGTAAAAGCAAATATATGTGCTATAAGGTTGCCCTATCAGAGTAACTATGACAAAAGCCTCATCTGGAATATCCTTCCATAGCTTCCGACAAAGCATTCATCATCTAGGGGATTTAGACTGACTGAACCAGGACCATGCATTTGTTAACAAAGTTGACAATACAAAGTGTCACCCATAACGTGCATAGTCAACGACCATATAGCAAGTGTAGCAAGTTTTCTCCCCATAATGTGCAATCATTCCATTGACTTCACGAAATAACATATGTTGGCAACTATGAAGTGTTCTTTTTGTAACAAGTGATGATGCAATGACAAGTGTAGCTCACACTCGCTAGAACAAGCAAATGAACAGTGTAAAACCCATTcgacaaaataaattattcaatacttCCAAGAATCGTAAACCAACCATTTCCACTAATGTTCTATTGAATCTTTTACTAGAAATTTCGCAGCATAAAgccatataaatatacaaagcAATGCATGCCTATTGCAGCATCCATGACTCAAAAAAGCATCAGAGTAAATAAATTGACTACCTCTATAGTGTATTATATCGCATCTGTCACAAAAACCAACGAGCACACAAACTGGAAATGAAAATGACATAAagctaaaaatataaaacatgatTCGCTATCAGTGTAACTATGACTAAAAGCGTCATCGGAAGTAAATCCATAgctttttacatttttcttcATGTAGAGAACCATGTCTGCagttaaaaaaatgagattataaaaaaaaaaaaaaacactaaaagaTATAACACTGGGAAACTATTTAAGATTGTGACTCGACCTAATAAGGTATCTTGGtaacattaataattaaaagaaaagctcttcaaataataaaataattcccAAACCCATTGGAATCAGCAAGTGTTAATGGTTTAGACAACCTTAAAAAAGCTTTTGTCTTTAATTTAGAATGTATAATAATTTCCCCCCCTACAAACTGATCCAGCTCACTTTCTTGAGAAGGGAAAATCCCCTTTTTACCTATCTTTATTAAAGAGCTTTCAAAAAGAAAACGGTAAAAGGAGGATTTCCCCTTCTCAGCAAAATGAGTCTGATCACTTTGTTGGCAAAAATATCATTGTCCATTTAGAATATGTTGGCTCATTTGGGAATTCAGTCATTGGCCACAAAGAAAGAGACCCACCTAAAGCAACCCAAGTATAGCCAAACACAATTTAGGCAACAGGGAAAAAGAGGAAATCGACGAATGAGCGATTACCTCGGCAAAGTTGCCTCCTATA
This window harbors:
- the LOC127791162 gene encoding pyruvate decarboxylase 2, giving the protein MDTTIGAVEGSPGPSSDAIGCLPGNGSVSTIQNSCPSTALVPSEATLGRHLARRLVQIGATDVFSVPGDFNLTLLDHLIAEPGLNLIGCCNELNAGYAADGFARCRGVGACVVTFTVGGLSVLNAIAGAYSENLPVICIVGGPNSNDYGTSRILHHTIGLPDFSQELRCFQTVTCYQAVVNHLEDAHELIDTAISTALKESKPVYISVGCNLPAIPHPTFSRDPVPFALSRKLTNEMGLEAAVEAAAAFLNKAVKPVMVGGPKLRVAKASEAFVELADASGFALAVMPSAKGLVPEHHPHFIGTYWGAVSTGFCAEIVESADAYLFAGPIFNDYSSVGYSLLLKKEKMILVQPDRVLIGNGPAFGCILMKDFLKALAKRLKHNKTAFENYHRIYVSEGHPLKCEPKEPLRVNVLFHHIQKMLSSDTAVIAETGDSWFNCQKLKLPEGCGYEFQMQYGSIGWSVGATLGYAQAGKNKRVIACIGDGSFQVTAQDISTMLRCGQNTIIFLINNGGYTIEVEIHDGPYNVIKNWNYTGLVDAIHNGQGKCWTTKVHCEEDLIEAIDTATGAKKDCLCFIEVIVHKDDTSKELLEWGSRVSAANSRPPNPQ
- the LOC127791047 gene encoding ERBB-3 BINDING PROTEIN 1, encoding MSDEEREEKELDLSSPEVVTKCKNAAEIANKALQLVLSECKPKAKIVDICEKGDSFIREQTGNMYKNVKKKIERGVAFPTCISVNNTVCHFSPLASDETLLEEGDMVKIDMGCHIDGFIAVVAHTHVLQDGPVTGRQADVIAAANTASEVALRLVRPGRKNKDVTEAIQKVAAAYDCKIVEGVLSHQLKQFVIDGNKVVLSVSSPDTRVDDAEFEENEVYAIDIVTSTGEGKPKLLDEKQTTIYKRAVDKNYHLKMKASRFIFSEINQKFPIMPFTARALEEKRARLGLVECVNHDLLQPYPVLHEKPGDYVAHIKFTVLLMPNGSDRITSHPLQELQPTKTVDDPEIKAWLALGTKTKKKGGGKKKKGKKGDKTEESAEAEPMDATLNGAES